One window from the genome of Candidatus Binatia bacterium encodes:
- a CDS encoding proton-conducting transporter membrane subunit, with product MVLLLAATVLLVVSGCAALLIPQSSRWPNAVGAGGAVSGCLLGLIPAARTLLGVPSSSLHLAWQIPGGSFFVELDALSAFFLLPILGLSALAAVYGSEYLLAYREKKWLGPPWFFFNLLVASMVLVVVARNGMLFLMAWEVMALASFFLVTFEDETDSVREAGWTYLVATHLGTAFLLAFFLLLGRGSGSLDFDRLGAAPAQASLLFLLAVVGFGTKAGFMPFHVWLPEAHPAAPSHVSAVMSGVMLKTGIYGLVRLLSVLGPPPLWWGWLLCGIGVTSGIFGVLFALAQHDLKRLLAYHSVENIGIITLGLGVGVLGISTGSPTLAVLGFAGGLLHVVNHAIFKGLLFLGAGAVAQATGTREIDHLGGLLKRMPWTGATFLIGAVAISGLPPLNGFVSELLIYLAAFWGVTFTGSATAVPVLGVITGLALIGGLAAACFTKAFGIVFLGEARSDHATHAHDPGVAMRLPMVVLAAACVLIGCFAPWIVAALAPVIGTATGLPVETVRANLAPAMRPLLFVVLGTLGLAVVTALIAAWRRWLLADRRVEESPTWDCGYAQPSPRMQYTASSFAQPLTDLFGLLLQTRYRVVPPVGFFPRVASLATDTPDVCSEYLYRPLFTGIGRGLSSLRWLQHGRVHLYVLYIALTLLILLIWKLG from the coding sequence ATGGTCCTTCTGCTTGCCGCGACGGTGCTTCTGGTCGTCAGTGGCTGTGCCGCCCTCCTGATCCCGCAGTCATCCCGTTGGCCCAACGCCGTCGGGGCGGGTGGCGCTGTCAGCGGGTGTCTGCTCGGGTTGATTCCCGCCGCGCGCACATTGCTCGGCGTGCCCAGCTCGTCGTTGCACCTGGCCTGGCAGATCCCCGGCGGCTCGTTCTTCGTGGAATTGGACGCGTTGTCCGCGTTTTTCCTGCTCCCGATCCTCGGGCTGTCGGCGCTGGCGGCGGTGTACGGCAGCGAGTACCTGTTGGCGTACCGTGAGAAGAAGTGGCTGGGTCCGCCGTGGTTCTTCTTCAACCTCCTCGTGGCCAGCATGGTCCTGGTCGTGGTCGCCCGCAATGGCATGCTCTTCCTGATGGCGTGGGAGGTCATGGCGCTGGCGTCGTTCTTTCTGGTGACCTTCGAAGACGAAACCGACAGTGTTCGGGAGGCAGGCTGGACCTATCTGGTGGCCACGCATCTCGGCACGGCGTTCCTGCTCGCCTTCTTTCTGTTGCTGGGGCGCGGGAGCGGCTCGCTCGATTTCGACCGCTTGGGCGCGGCGCCGGCGCAAGCCAGCCTGCTGTTTCTGCTCGCCGTCGTCGGCTTCGGCACCAAGGCCGGGTTCATGCCGTTCCATGTCTGGCTGCCGGAAGCCCATCCCGCCGCGCCGAGCCACGTGTCGGCGGTGATGTCCGGCGTGATGCTGAAGACCGGCATCTACGGCCTGGTGCGCCTGCTCAGCGTTCTTGGTCCGCCACCGCTGTGGTGGGGATGGCTGCTGTGTGGGATCGGGGTGACCTCCGGCATTTTCGGAGTTCTTTTTGCGTTGGCGCAGCACGACCTGAAGCGTCTGCTTGCCTACCACAGCGTCGAGAACATCGGCATCATTACGCTCGGCCTCGGTGTGGGTGTCTTGGGAATCAGCACCGGCAGTCCCACCCTGGCCGTGCTTGGATTCGCCGGCGGGCTCCTGCACGTGGTGAACCACGCCATTTTTAAAGGCCTGCTCTTCCTTGGCGCCGGCGCGGTCGCGCAGGCAACCGGTACGCGGGAGATCGACCATCTCGGTGGTCTGCTCAAGCGCATGCCGTGGACCGGTGCCACGTTCCTCATCGGGGCCGTGGCCATTTCGGGGCTGCCACCTCTGAACGGCTTCGTGAGCGAGTTACTGATCTATCTCGCAGCGTTCTGGGGGGTGACGTTCACCGGTAGTGCGACGGCGGTCCCAGTTCTTGGCGTCATTACTGGATTGGCATTGATCGGGGGTCTGGCGGCAGCCTGCTTCACAAAAGCGTTCGGGATCGTCTTCTTGGGCGAAGCCCGCAGTGATCACGCTACGCACGCGCACGACCCCGGGGTGGCGATGCGGCTGCCGATGGTCGTGCTCGCCGCGGCCTGCGTGCTGATCGGATGCTTCGCGCCGTGGATCGTTGCCGCCTTGGCACCAGTCATCGGGACTGCGACCGGGTTACCCGTGGAAACTGTTCGGGCGAACCTTGCACCGGCGATGCGGCCGCTGCTCTTCGTCGTCTTGGGTACGCTCGGGCTGGCCGTCGTGACCGCGCTCATCGCGGCATGGCGTCGCTGGTTGCTGGCGGATCGGCGGGTGGAAGAGAGCCCCACGTGGGATTGCGGGTATGCGCAGCCCTCGCCACGCATGCAATACACGGCGTCATCCTTCGCCCAGCCGCTGACGGATCTCTTTGGCTTGCTGCTCCAGACGCGCTACCGCGTCGTACCGCCCGTGGGCTTCTTCCCGCGCGTTGCGTCGCTGGCCACCGACACTCCAGACGTGTGCAGCGAGTACCTCTACCGACCCTTGTTTACCGGAATCGGCCGCGGGCTGTCGTCGTTGCGGTGGTTGCAGCACGGCAGGGTGCATCTCTACGTCTTATACATTGCGCTCACCTTGTTGATTCTTTTGATCTGGAAGCTTGGCTAA
- a CDS encoding PTS sugar transporter subunit IIA, translating to MQLTVRNVSDLFKVSEKTVYRWINQGILPAYRVSDQYRFNRAELLEWATARKMNVSAELFDEPESDATPIPGLVEALQAGGIFYRLGGTDKESALRSLVEHMRLPDEVDREFVLRVLLARERLQSTGIGDGIAIPHVRNPIVLHVARPMITLGFLEHAIEFDALDGKSVFALFSLVSPTVRAHLRLLSHLAFGLNHHGFKEAVLRQASRDEILDEARLVEAAITPSAVGDGRQVKRE from the coding sequence ATGCAACTGACTGTCCGTAACGTTTCCGATCTCTTCAAAGTTTCGGAGAAAACCGTTTATCGGTGGATCAATCAGGGAATTCTGCCGGCGTACCGGGTGAGCGATCAATACCGATTCAACCGGGCCGAGCTGTTGGAGTGGGCGACCGCTCGCAAGATGAACGTCTCGGCCGAGTTGTTCGATGAGCCCGAGAGTGATGCCACGCCCATCCCCGGTCTGGTCGAAGCGTTGCAGGCCGGCGGGATCTTCTATCGGTTAGGGGGCACCGACAAGGAGTCGGCCCTGCGCAGCCTGGTGGAGCACATGCGGTTACCCGACGAGGTGGATCGGGAGTTCGTGCTGCGGGTGTTGCTCGCACGGGAGCGCCTGCAATCAACCGGGATTGGTGATGGAATTGCCATTCCCCACGTCCGCAACCCGATTGTCCTGCACGTGGCCCGTCCGATGATCACGCTCGGCTTCCTCGAACACGCGATTGAGTTCGACGCCTTGGACGGCAAGTCCGTGTTCGCGCTGTTTTCGCTCGTCAGTCCCACAGTGCGCGCGCACCTGCGGTTACTTTCGCACCTGGCGTTTGGGCTCAACCACCACGGGTTCAAGGAGGCCGTGCTGCGTCAGGCTTCACGGGACGAAATCCTGGATGAGGCCCGGCTAGTTGAAGCGGCCATCACGCCCAGCGCCGTTGGCGATGGCAGGCAGGTCAAGCGGGAATAG
- the ilvB gene encoding biosynthetic-type acetolactate synthase large subunit, producing the protein MTLLADTKRPSKHPLAGTTMSGAEMIVQVLADEGVDAIFGYSGGAILPTYDAVFLYNESHPKEEEIRLIVPATEQGAGFMAAGYARSSGKVGVSLVTSGPGATNSVTPVRDCHADSVPIVLICGQVGRASIGTDAFQEAPVFNIMSACAKHVFLVTDESKLEATMRTAFEVARSGRPGPVVVDIPKDVQKYEGVFQGSGLLQLRGYEERLETLNHATIPDEQVHAFYRLLGEAERPLIYAGGGVNNSNATPELRAFSERFGIPVVTTLMGIGAVDTKSELSLHMLGMHGTAYANYAVEDCDFLFAVGARFDDRVAGKVKDFAPRATIAHLDVDASEIGKVKYVDWFHVSDAKRGLVQLLKGGKSFKKDFSRWLAHVKALKVEHALNYNRGSDLIQAEEVLTVLNEITKGGAIVTTGVGQHQMWSAQYLDFVHPRSFITSGSMGTMGFGLPAAVGAQIANPDKLVIDIDGDGSIRMNYGELETLTNYDIPVKVLLLNNFGDGMVRQWQDLFHDQRYAGTDKTLHKKDFVRAVQADGFEFAKRVSERAQVRQTLEEFVNFRGPAFLEVIIDQHEHVYPMVGPGMGYKDMIVGKYIKPREKTAGKVDSGTSF; encoded by the coding sequence ATGACCCTGCTTGCGGACACCAAACGGCCTTCGAAGCACCCCCTTGCCGGCACCACCATGAGTGGCGCCGAAATGATTGTCCAGGTGCTGGCCGACGAGGGTGTCGATGCCATCTTTGGATACAGTGGAGGAGCGATTCTCCCCACGTATGATGCGGTCTTCCTTTACAACGAAAGCCATCCCAAAGAAGAAGAGATCCGGCTGATCGTACCGGCCACCGAGCAAGGCGCCGGGTTCATGGCCGCCGGGTACGCGCGTTCGAGCGGCAAGGTGGGCGTCTCGCTGGTCACCTCCGGCCCCGGAGCAACCAACTCGGTCACCCCGGTGCGGGACTGTCATGCCGATTCGGTTCCGATCGTTCTGATCTGCGGCCAGGTGGGGCGGGCGTCAATCGGGACCGACGCTTTCCAAGAGGCGCCGGTCTTCAACATCATGTCCGCGTGCGCCAAGCATGTCTTCCTGGTCACCGACGAGAGCAAGCTCGAGGCCACCATGCGGACCGCATTCGAGGTGGCCCGCAGCGGCCGGCCCGGGCCGGTCGTGGTCGACATTCCCAAGGACGTGCAAAAGTACGAGGGCGTTTTTCAAGGGAGCGGCCTCCTGCAGCTGCGTGGCTATGAGGAACGGCTCGAGACCCTGAATCATGCCACCATCCCTGACGAGCAAGTCCACGCCTTCTATCGCTTGCTGGGGGAGGCGGAGCGTCCGCTGATCTACGCCGGCGGCGGCGTCAACAACAGCAACGCCACGCCGGAGCTGAGAGCGTTTTCCGAGCGCTTCGGAATCCCCGTGGTCACCACGCTGATGGGGATCGGGGCGGTGGATACCAAGAGCGAGCTGTCGCTCCACATGCTGGGGATGCACGGCACCGCCTACGCCAATTACGCCGTCGAGGATTGCGATTTCCTCTTCGCCGTCGGCGCCCGTTTCGACGACCGTGTCGCCGGGAAAGTCAAGGACTTCGCGCCCCGAGCCACGATCGCCCACCTCGACGTCGATGCCTCCGAAATCGGCAAGGTGAAGTACGTCGACTGGTTCCACGTGTCGGATGCCAAGCGCGGCCTCGTCCAGCTGCTCAAGGGCGGCAAGTCCTTCAAGAAGGATTTCAGCCGCTGGCTGGCGCATGTGAAGGCGCTCAAAGTCGAGCACGCGCTCAACTACAACCGCGGCTCCGACCTCATTCAGGCCGAAGAGGTCTTGACGGTGTTGAACGAGATCACTAAGGGAGGAGCCATCGTCACCACCGGTGTCGGCCAGCACCAAATGTGGTCGGCGCAGTACCTGGACTTCGTTCACCCGCGCAGCTTCATCACCTCCGGCAGCATGGGGACGATGGGATTCGGTCTGCCGGCGGCGGTCGGCGCCCAGATCGCCAACCCGGACAAGCTGGTCATCGACATCGATGGCGACGGCAGCATCCGGATGAACTACGGCGAGTTGGAAACCCTGACCAACTACGACATCCCGGTCAAGGTCCTGCTGCTCAACAACTTCGGCGACGGGATGGTGCGCCAGTGGCAGGATCTCTTCCATGACCAACGCTATGCCGGCACCGACAAGACCCTGCACAAGAAGGATTTCGTCCGCGCCGTGCAGGCCGACGGGTTTGAGTTCGCCAAGCGGGTTTCGGAGCGGGCGCAGGTACGGCAGACCTTGGAGGAATTCGTCAATTTCCGCGGCCCGGCCTTTCTCGAGGTGATCATCGACCAACACGAGCACGTCTATCCGATGGTCGGCCCGGGTATGGGCTACAAGGACATGATCGTCGGCAAGTACATCAAGCCGCGGGAGAAGACCGCGGGCAAAGTGGACAGCGGCACGAGCTTCTGA